In the Methanosphaera stadtmanae DSM 3091 genome, TACGACAGAACTATGACAACATACGAAAGGAACTGGAAACAAAAAGATGGAATACACAAGAGTTAGTAATGATAAAAATCACTCTGATAAAAGAGAAAAACAACTATAAAAGAAGTAAATGCACTGGAAATAAAAGAAAACAACTACAAACAGGTACTAAGACAACCTGATAACATGAGCTTCGTGGACAGAATACGTGGAAGATGCCATGAATATGTGAAAGAATTAAAAGGATGATTTGTTAAATGATTACATTAGGTAAACTTACAAAAGTGAAAGATTTAAGAAAGATTTGGAATAATGAAGCAAGAGATTTCACACCTTGGTTAGCACAAGAAGAAAATCTTGAAATACTAAGTAATGAAATAGGATTGGATATTGAATTAATAGAAACTGAAGCAAAAATAGGTTCATTCAATACAGATATACTGGCAAAAGATACCTATAGTGATGATATAATAATTATAGAAAATCAATTGGAACAGACAGATCATGATCATCTGGGAAAAATCATAACCTATGCTTCAGGACATAATGCAAATACAATTATATGGATAGTTAAAGAGGTACGGGAAGAGCATAGACAAGCAATTGACTGGTTAAATGAACACACGGATAAGGACTTGAATATTTTTCTTATAAAAATTGAATTATGGAAAATTGATGATTCAAGTATAGCACCAAAATTCAATATCATATCCAGTCCGAATAATTGGACAAAAACAGTAAAAAGTTCTCAGTCACCCAGAAATAATATTACTGATTTAAAATTAACTCAATTGGATTACTGGACAAAATTTTTTGAATATCTAGATAATAATGATACTCCATTTAATCCCAGAAAACCACAACCACGACATTGGTATGATTTACCAATAGGTAATAGTTTATGTCATATCTCTTTAACAATGAATTCCAGAAAAAATGCTCTGTTTAACTATATTTACATAGATGATGATAAAGAATTATTTGATTATTTGTCCTCTCAAAAAGATGAAATTGAAAAAGAAATGGGAATAACATTGGATTGGAAAAGGTTAAACAATAAAAAAGCATCCATAATAGAAATCAAACATGATAATATAGATCCATTAAACGAAGAAAATTGGGATAGGATGATTAAAATACATATAAGGGATGCAGAGAAATTCTATTTTACTTTTAAAGATAGAGTTAAAGAATATATGAATAAGGAATAATATATAAAATTCATATT is a window encoding:
- a CDS encoding DUF4268 domain-containing protein; the protein is MITLGKLTKVKDLRKIWNNEARDFTPWLAQEENLEILSNEIGLDIELIETEAKIGSFNTDILAKDTYSDDIIIIENQLEQTDHDHLGKIITYASGHNANTIIWIVKEVREEHRQAIDWLNEHTDKDLNIFLIKIELWKIDDSSIAPKFNIISSPNNWTKTVKSSQSPRNNITDLKLTQLDYWTKFFEYLDNNDTPFNPRKPQPRHWYDLPIGNSLCHISLTMNSRKNALFNYIYIDDDKELFDYLSSQKDEIEKEMGITLDWKRLNNKKASIIEIKHDNIDPLNEENWDRMIKIHIRDAEKFYFTFKDRVKEYMNKE